The Pseudomonas bijieensis DNA window AGGGTACAAGATGGGGTTCAAGAACGTTGCTTCGGGGCCGTTGGTGCGGTCTTCGTATCATGCGGATGAGCAGGCTAAGTTGGTCAAGGCTGAGCTGCTTGGGTCCTGATTTGTTTTTGGAGTGGTGTGTATATCCGTTTCTTCGGTAACGGCTACTTAGGGTTCCGCCCTTACGGCGGGTCACTTTTGAAGAGCGCAAAAGTAACCAAAACGCTTTTGCCCCACCACTCGGTGCCTCGCTAGGGCTCGGCATGCCTTCACTCCGGCATTGGTTCGTGGGCCGCCGCGAAGGGCCATCCATGGCCCAGCGCGGCTAACCCGGCATCCATGCCGGGTTGCCCACGAACCAATGCCTGCGTTCAGCCATCGTGGTTAACGGGGCGCCCGAGATCAACGTCCACCGCGAGGCGGCCTGGCAGCCGGCCTGGTTTGGGGGGATCGCGTTTCTCCTGTGGGAGCGGGCTTGCTCGCGAAAGCGGTGGGTCAATTTGCGGTGATGTTGGATGTGCTGACGCCTTCGCGAGCAAGCCCGCTCCCACAAGTTTTGTATCGTGCGCGGATGTTGTGAGCACCCACAACCCATGTGGGAGCGAGTCTGCTCGCGATAGCGGTGGTTCAGCTACAAAGATGCTGGATGTATCCCGATCTGGCTTTGCTTTGCTTTGCTTTGGATCTTGATCTTGATCTTGATCTTGATCTTGATCTTGAGGCCCCGTTAAACCACGCTGGCCGAACGCAGGCATTGCGCAGTGGGCATCCCGGCATGGATGCCGGGATAGCCGCGCTGGGCCATGGATGGCCCTTCGCGGCGGCCCACGGAGCAATGCCGGAGTGAGGGCATGCCGAGCCTAGGCGAGGCACCGAGTGGTGGGGCAAAGCGTTTTTGGTTACTTTTGGCGCTTTTCCAAAAGTGACCCGCTGTAAGAGCGGAACCATAAGTGGCCGTTACCGCAGAAACGGATATACACACGATCAAAAAAGCCGGGAACCCCATGGCCCACACCTTAACCCCCCATCACCCCGTCCCGGCACTCCCGCCAGAAGGCCTGATCGCCGTGATCGCCCCCGCCGGCCCCGCCCCGCTGGACACGGACAAAGCCATCCAATGGATGCGCGCAAGGGGTCATGAGCTGCGAATATTCCCAGGCGTCTACGAAAAGGACAACTACCTGGCCGGCAGCGACGAAGTTCGTCTCAACGACCTGCACGCCGCCTTCGCCGACCCAGAAGTCAAAGCCATCATCTGCCTGCGCGGCGGCTACGGCACGCCCCGCCTGCTGGACCGCATCGACTTCGACCTCCTGCGACGCAACCCCAAGCCATTCATCGGCTACAGCGACATCACCGCCCTACATCTGGCCATCAGCCGTTACGCAGGCTTCGTCACCTTCCACGGACCTTTGCTCAACGCCGATCTGCTGGGCAACAAGGAGCCCCCAACCGTCACCTCGTTTTTCAGCCTGCTGCATGGGCAGTTGAAGGCCGGTAGTACACTGGACCATCCCGCCGCATATCCATTGACCACCGTCGAGCCGGGCATTGCCCACGGGCGTCTGCTGGGGGGCAACCTGTCGATCATCGCCGCGACCATGGGCACGCCTTATCAGATCGATGCCGACGGGGTGATCCTGTTCATCGAAGACGTCAACGAGCCGCTGTATCGTATCGACCGGCTGCTGACCCAACTACGCTTGGCCGGCACGTTGCACAAGCTACGCGGCGTGTTGGTGGGGGATGTGGCTGGGGTCGATGTCGAGGCGTTGAACCGCTTGCTCAAGCAGACCTTCGAGCCATTGCGCATTCCGGTGTTGTCGGGCTGGCGCAGTGGGCATTGCGATCCGAACCTGACGTTGCCCATGGGGGCATTGGTGACGTTGGATGCGGGGGAGAAGAGGTTGGTGTTGGAGCAGGATGTGGTAGTCAGTCGCTAGTCATATAGCGCCTGCGAATCAGCCATCGCGAGCAGACTCGCTCCCACAGGTTGATCGGAATACCTGTGGGAGCGAGCCTGCTCGCGATGGCGGTAGTGGCCATAAGCTGATTCAGCGGCTACGCAACGCCTCCAGCAACTGGTGCGTCGGATACCCATCCGCCGGCCAGCCGAACGACTGCTGGGCGCTGCGGATGGCTTTGCGGGTGTTGGCGCCGATGATGCCGTCGGGGTTGCCCGCGTCGTAGTTGTGCTTGCCCAGCAGGGTCTGCAGTTCGATGCGTTCGCTGCGGCTCAGGGGCAGATCTTCTTTTGGCCACTGGCCGTAGACCAACCCTGCACCGCTGAAGCGCTGTGACAACAAGCCAACCGCCAGGGCGTAGGAGGATGAGTTGTTGTACTTGAGAATGGCGCGGAAGTTATCGAAGATCAGGAACGCCGGGCCGCGATGGCCGGCTGGCAACAGCAGGGCCGCCGATAGCTGTGCTTGATCGGGGGCTGTCGGCAGGCCGCCATATTCTGAAACGCCCAGCCGCATCCATTCGGAAACGGGCTTGCGGATCGTGCCATCGGCCAGCGTGTAGTCGAAGCCTTCACTGAGCGAGACCTCGAAGCCCCACGGCTGGCCGCGTTGCCAGCCGGAGCTTTGCAGGTAATGGGCGGTCGAGGCCAGGGCATCGGTGGAGCTGCCCCAGATGTCGCGGCGACCGTCGCCGTCGAAATCCACCGCATGGGTGTTGTACGTGGTGGGAATGAACTGGGTCTGGCCCATGGCGCCGGCCCACGACCCGAGCATTTTTTCCGGTGTGATGTCGCCTTGTTGCAGGATCTGCAGGGCCGCGATCAGTTGCGCATGGGCAAAGCCCGGGCGTCGTCCTTCGTAGGCGAGGGTCGCCAGGGAATTGATCACCGACTTGGTGCCTTGGAACTGACCAAAGTTGCTCTCCATACCCCACACCGCCACCAGCGCCTCGCGATCGACGCCATAACGCTGCTCGATGCTTTGCAGGACCTGGGCGTTCTGTTGAATCAGGCTCTTGCCCTTGTTGACTCGCAGTGGCGACAACGCGCCATCGAGGTATTCCCACACCGGGCGGGTGAACTCCGGCTGGCTGCGATCGGCCTTGATCACGCTCATGTCCGGGCTGACGCCGATAAATGCACGGTCGAACAGATCGCCACGGATCCCGGCGGCCAGTGCCTCCTTGCGAAACCCGGCCTGCCATTCGGCGAAGGTCTGGGTGGGCGCAATGGTCAGCTCGTCACCGGTCGGCACCACGGGTGGCACGATGGCCGGAGCGGTCACGGCAGGGGCGGTCTGGAGTGGTTGGGCGTCGGCGGCAGTGGGTTTTTCGGCGCAGGCGACAAGCAGGACAACGCTTGCGGCAACAATCATTTGGCGCAATGGCCAACGATGGGAAAGACAGAAGGGCATGCACGGGTCCAGAAATACAAATCAGGTGCTGACCTTAACATGCGAAAGGGGCGTAGGGCTTGTCCGGTTGTTTCAAGCTGCCAGAAAGCAAGAAGCCTCCCAGTTGTCAGACTGGAAGGCTTCACGGCGGTAGCTGCCCTTGCCCTTGGTGGGTCGTTCCTGGCGGCTGCGGAACAGGGGTTGGGCGACGATGGACTTGGCCTTGTTGGGGCCATGCCTGGATGGCTTTTTGCTCATGATGGGATCTCTCGTGGGGTGGTTTTTGCGGGGCAAATCATGGGACAGAGTTGGGAGGTTGTCCAGTCCCTGGGTTGTGCAAGCAGTGTCATCAGACGGACACGCAACTTGTGGTGGAAGATGACCTGTGGCGAGGGGATTTATCCCCGCTGGGGCGCGAAGCGCCCCCATTACAAACTGCCTGACACTCCACGGCGCCTAGTTTTGGGGTTGCTTCGCAACCCAGCGGGGATAAATCCCCTCGCCACAGGTATGCAGTGTGCTTCTGCCGAGTGACTACTCAGCGGGCAAAGGCAGTCGCTGCCCAGCCATCAACAGCGACAACCGACTGAGGCTCATCCATGGCGAGCCAGCGGCCTGGCCCTTGATCTGCGCATCGATACGCTGGGCCTCGAGTAGCAATTGCGCCCAGCGCGGTGCGGAGTAGCGTTGCAGGGCCTTGCTCATCAGCGGTTTGCGTTTGTCCCAGACGGGCGGGCGGGCCTGGCTGAAGGCTTTGTCCAGCGGTACACCCTGGCTGTATTGCAGGGACAGGTTGGCCAGCAGGCGCAACTCCCGGGCCAGGGCCCAGAGGATCACCGGCGGCTCGACGCCTTCGCCCCGTAGACCTTCGAGCATGCGCAGGGCATGGGCGGCTTCGCCGTTGAGGATCGCATCGGTCAGCCCGAAGACATCGAAGCGCGCGCTGTCGGCCACGGCAGCCTGCACCGTTTCCACGGTGATCTGCCCACCTTCGGCCATTAGTTTGAGCTTTTCGATTTCCTGGGCGGCGGCCAGCAGGTTGCCTTCGACCCGGGCGGCGATCAGCTCCACCGCGTCCTGGCTGGCCGAGAGGCCGGCCTGGGACAGGCGCTGGCGGATCCAGCTGGGCAACTGGCTGACATCCACCGGCCAGATCTGCACGAACTGGGTTTGCGGCCCTTCGACCAGGGCCTTGCCCCATTTGGTCTTCTGCGCGCTACCGTCGAGTTTCGGCAAGCTGATCAGCAGCACCGTGTCTTCGGCGGGGCGCGAGCAGTATTCGATCAGCGCGGCGGCACCCTTGTCACCGGGTTTGCCGGAGGGCAGACGCAGTTCCAGCAGGCGTTTTTCGGCGAACAACGACATGCTCGCCCCGGCTTGCAGCAGCGTGCCCCAGTCGAAACTGGCGTCGGCGGCGAATACCTGGCGTTCATCGAAACCTTGCTGGCGTGCCGCAGAACGGATGGCGTCGGCGGCTTCCTGGCACAGCAGTGGGTCATCGCCACTGATGATGTAGACCGGCGCGAGGGCGCCTTGCAGGTGTTTGCCGAGTTGAGCGGGAGCGAGCTTCATAAGAGCGGGCGAGCGGGGCGCCGGAGCGCCCCGCAAGGCTTATTCAGCCGGGATCTGCATTGGCGACTGTTGCGGGGTTTCCGCTTCAGCCTTGCGTGCCGCTTCCAGCGCATCGGCTTCGGCCTTGGCGCGAGCATCGGCAGTCTGTTGCAGTTGCTCCAACTGGGCCGGGCTCAGTTGTTGCAGACGCAGCATCATGCGCTGTATGAGTTCACGGCGCATTTCGCCGCGCACTTCGATGGACTCCTGGTCGGAACCGGTGATGTTGTTGCCGTCGTGCAGGTAGACCTTCTGCACTTGCAGTTTGTCGTCCATCAGCACCAGGTCGTTATGGCCGCGAATCTCATAGCTCAGCACGTTGTTCAGTTCGTACTCGGCCGAACGACCAGCGCCGGCATAGCTCAGGCTGCGCTGGCTTTGCTGTTCGCGAGTCAATACGAGCTTGTACGGGGCGCCGCTGTAGACTTTCACGCCGCTGCTTTCCAGGTTGTCGCGCAGCATTTTAACGGTGTCGCCATAGGCGTCCCGTGCGCTGAGGTCCAGTTCCTTGATCGCCAGCTCGGTGGTGCCGGTGCCGCGCAGTTGGAAGCCGCAGGCGCTCAACAGGACCGCCAGGCCCACTACCAGCAGATTACGTTTGATCATCTTGTTGCTCCCCTTGAACCCTATGGGGGTCGACCATGCGACCCCGCAGGTTGTATTCGGCGCCAGGCTCAAGCCTTGCGCCCGATCCAATTAGCTTGCGACGATGTTGACCAGCTTGCCGGGCACGACGATCACTTTGCGGATCGTCAGGCCATCGACAAAGCGCAGTACGTTGTCATTGGCCCGCGCAGCGGCTCCGACTTCTTCACGCGTGGCGGCGGCCGGCATTTCGATCTGGCCGCGCAGCTTGCCGTTGACCTGGATGACCAGGGTCAAGCTGTCCTGCACCAGCGCGGTTTCGTCCACCACCGGCCAGCTGGCGTCGATCACCGGGTCGGCGTGACCCAGGCGATTCCACAGCTCGTGGCTGATGTGCGGTGTGATTGGCGCCAGCAGCAAGGTCACGGCTTCCAGGCCTTCGTGAACCAGTGCGCGATCCTGCTCGGTGCCTTGCGCGGCTTTTTCCAGCACGTTCATCAGCGTCATCACCTGGGCGATGGCGGTGTTGAATTTGTGGTTCTGGCCGACGTCATGGCTGGCCTGCTTGATGGCCAGGTGGATCGAGCGACGAATGGCTTTCTGTTCGTCGTTCAGGCGGCTGATGTCCAGTTTGCCCGGCAGGCCCTGGGTGACGTGGGCTTGCGCCAGGCGCCAGACACGCTTGAGGAAGCGGTGCGAGCCCTCGACGCCCGAGTCGGACCACTCTGCGCTCATGTCAGGTGGCGAGGCGAACATCATGAACAGGCGGCAGGTGTCGGCGCCGAACTGGTCGATCATCGATTGCGGGTCAACGCCGTTGTTCTTCGACTTGGCCATCTTCTCGGTGCCGCCGATTTCCACCGGCAGGCCGTCGGCGATCAGCTTGGCACTGATCACCTTGGCTTTGCTGTCGCGTTCGAGTTCGACGTCGCTCGGGTTGAACCAGGTGTAGGCGCCGTTGGCTTCGCGACGATAGTAAGTCTCGGCGATCACCATGCCCTGGGTCAGCAGGTTCTTGAACGGTTCGTTGGAACTCACCAGGCCTTCGTCACGCATCAGCTTGTGGAAGAAGCGCGCGTAGAGCAGGTGGAGAATGGCGTGTTCGATACCGCCGATATATTGATCCACCGGCAACCAGTGGTCAGCCGCGGATTTCTCCACCAGGCCACCTTCATAGTGCGGTGAGGCGTAGCGGGCGTAGTACCACGAGGACTCGACGAAGGTGTCCATGGTGTCGGTTTCACGCTTGGCCGGTGCGCCGCATTTCGGGCAGCTGCATTCATAGAACTCAGGCATGCGTGCCAGGGGCGAACCGGCGCCGTCGGGTACGACGTCTTCCGGCAGGACCACGGGCAGTTGGTCTTCCGGCACCGGTACGTCACCGCAGGTGTCGCAATGCACGATCGGGATCGGGCAGCCCCAGTAACGCTGGCGGCTGATGCCCCAGTCCCGCAGGCGGAACTGGGTGCGCGAGGCGCCGAGGTTTTTCTTGATCAGGGCCACTTCGATGGCATCGAACGCGCCGGGGAAATCCAGGCCGTCGAATTCGCCGGAGTTGATCAGCTCGCCGTGTTCGCCGTAGGCGTCCTGCCAAGGAGCCGGGGTCTGGTCACCGGCGCTGGTGCGCACGACGGCTTTGACCGGCAGGTTGTACTTGTGGGCGAATTCGAAATCGCGCTCGTCGTGGGCCGGCACGGCCATGACCGCACCGTCGCCATAGTGCATCAGCACGTAGTTGGCGACCCATACCGGCAGTTTCTCGCCGGTGAGCGGATGCTCGACGAACAGCGAGGTTGGCAGGCCTTTCTTTTCCTGGGTGGCGACGTCGGCTTCGGCAACGCTACCGCCCTTGCATTCGGCGATGAACGCTTGCAGCTCGGGGTTGTTGCGGGCGGCCAGGGTCGCCAGCGGGTGCTCGGCGGCCACGGCCACATAGGTGGCCCCCATCAGCGTGTCCGGACGGGTGGTGAAGACTTTCAGGGCGCCGGCTTCGCCAATGGAGGCGACGTCGTAGGGGAACTGCACTTCCATGCCCCGGGACTTGCCGATCCAGTTGCGCTGCATGGTCTTGACCTGTTCAGGCCAACCAGTCAGTTCGTCGAGGCTCTCCAGGAGTTCATCCGCATAGGCGGTGATCTTGAAGTAGTACATAGGGATTTCGCGCTTTTCGATCAGCGCGCCGGAACGCCAGCCGCGACCGTCGATCACCTGCTCGTTGGCCAGTACGGTCTGGTCCACCGGGTCCCAGTTCACGGTGCCGTTCTTGCGGTAGATCACGCCTTTTTCGAACAGGCGGGTGAACAGCCATTGTTCCCAGCGGTAGTACTCGGGCTTGCAGGTGGTGACCTCGCGGGACCAGTCCACCGCCAGGCCCAGGCTGCGCAGCTGGGTCTTCATGTAGGCGATGTTTTCGTAGGTCCACTTGGCGGGGGCCACGTTGTTCTTCATCGCGGCGTTTTCCGCCGGCATGCCGAAGGCGTCCCAACCCATGGGTTGCAGGACGTTCTTGCCTTGCATGCGCTGGTAGCGGGAGATCACGTCGCCGATGGTGTAGTTGCGCACGTGCCCCATGTGTAGCTTGCCGCTGGGGTAAGGGAACATCGACAGGCAGTAGTAAGTCTCCTTGCCTGGCTGTTCACTGACTTCAAAGGACTTTTGCTCGTCCCAGAACGACTGGGCGGCGGCTTCGATTTCACGGGGCTGGTAGTGTTCGTGCATGGCTACTTTTGTACTGAATGGGGTGGCCCAATCCTCTTCGTTGCCATGCTGGACGCAGACGACGCCGAATGCGGCGTTTTCGATGTCCAGCCAAGCTGGAAGTGGAGTTACAGGAAGCGCCGTAGCATACATGACCGCGCTCTGCCGAGGGAAACCCTGATTGCTGCTCAACCGTTGCCAAACCATTGTCAATCATCGGCGATGACCGGTGTTCAGGGCCGTTGGTCGCGGCGCCCTGCCGGTTTGCCCAGCGAAGCTAAGCTTCTCAATGGGGAGTGAGTCTTATCTTCAATGAGGTGAGGGATGGTTGAATCACAACGAAAAGTCGCTACACCTGAGTTGTATGAAAAACTGATCGATCGTCTCGGGGTTGCCCTGGACGCTGCAAGAACCGCCGGTCGC harbors:
- a CDS encoding lytic murein transglycosylase, translating into MPFCLSHRWPLRQMIVAASVVLLVACAEKPTAADAQPLQTAPAVTAPAIVPPVVPTGDELTIAPTQTFAEWQAGFRKEALAAGIRGDLFDRAFIGVSPDMSVIKADRSQPEFTRPVWEYLDGALSPLRVNKGKSLIQQNAQVLQSIEQRYGVDREALVAVWGMESNFGQFQGTKSVINSLATLAYEGRRPGFAHAQLIAALQILQQGDITPEKMLGSWAGAMGQTQFIPTTYNTHAVDFDGDGRRDIWGSSTDALASTAHYLQSSGWQRGQPWGFEVSLSEGFDYTLADGTIRKPVSEWMRLGVSEYGGLPTAPDQAQLSAALLLPAGHRGPAFLIFDNFRAILKYNNSSSYALAVGLLSQRFSGAGLVYGQWPKEDLPLSRSERIELQTLLGKHNYDAGNPDGIIGANTRKAIRSAQQSFGWPADGYPTHQLLEALRSR
- a CDS encoding LD-carboxypeptidase → MAHTLTPHHPVPALPPEGLIAVIAPAGPAPLDTDKAIQWMRARGHELRIFPGVYEKDNYLAGSDEVRLNDLHAAFADPEVKAIICLRGGYGTPRLLDRIDFDLLRRNPKPFIGYSDITALHLAISRYAGFVTFHGPLLNADLLGNKEPPTVTSFFSLLHGQLKAGSTLDHPAAYPLTTVEPGIAHGRLLGGNLSIIAATMGTPYQIDADGVILFIEDVNEPLYRIDRLLTQLRLAGTLHKLRGVLVGDVAGVDVEALNRLLKQTFEPLRIPVLSGWRSGHCDPNLTLPMGALVTLDAGEKRLVLEQDVVVSR
- the leuS gene encoding leucine--tRNA ligase codes for the protein MHEHYQPREIEAAAQSFWDEQKSFEVSEQPGKETYYCLSMFPYPSGKLHMGHVRNYTIGDVISRYQRMQGKNVLQPMGWDAFGMPAENAAMKNNVAPAKWTYENIAYMKTQLRSLGLAVDWSREVTTCKPEYYRWEQWLFTRLFEKGVIYRKNGTVNWDPVDQTVLANEQVIDGRGWRSGALIEKREIPMYYFKITAYADELLESLDELTGWPEQVKTMQRNWIGKSRGMEVQFPYDVASIGEAGALKVFTTRPDTLMGATYVAVAAEHPLATLAARNNPELQAFIAECKGGSVAEADVATQEKKGLPTSLFVEHPLTGEKLPVWVANYVLMHYGDGAVMAVPAHDERDFEFAHKYNLPVKAVVRTSAGDQTPAPWQDAYGEHGELINSGEFDGLDFPGAFDAIEVALIKKNLGASRTQFRLRDWGISRQRYWGCPIPIVHCDTCGDVPVPEDQLPVVLPEDVVPDGAGSPLARMPEFYECSCPKCGAPAKRETDTMDTFVESSWYYARYASPHYEGGLVEKSAADHWLPVDQYIGGIEHAILHLLYARFFHKLMRDEGLVSSNEPFKNLLTQGMVIAETYYRREANGAYTWFNPSDVELERDSKAKVISAKLIADGLPVEIGGTEKMAKSKNNGVDPQSMIDQFGADTCRLFMMFASPPDMSAEWSDSGVEGSHRFLKRVWRLAQAHVTQGLPGKLDISRLNDEQKAIRRSIHLAIKQASHDVGQNHKFNTAIAQVMTLMNVLEKAAQGTEQDRALVHEGLEAVTLLLAPITPHISHELWNRLGHADPVIDASWPVVDETALVQDSLTLVIQVNGKLRGQIEMPAAATREEVGAAARANDNVLRFVDGLTIRKVIVVPGKLVNIVAS
- the holA gene encoding DNA polymerase III subunit delta; this encodes MKLAPAQLGKHLQGALAPVYIISGDDPLLCQEAADAIRSAARQQGFDERQVFAADASFDWGTLLQAGASMSLFAEKRLLELRLPSGKPGDKGAAALIEYCSRPAEDTVLLISLPKLDGSAQKTKWGKALVEGPQTQFVQIWPVDVSQLPSWIRQRLSQAGLSASQDAVELIAARVEGNLLAAAQEIEKLKLMAEGGQITVETVQAAVADSARFDVFGLTDAILNGEAAHALRMLEGLRGEGVEPPVILWALARELRLLANLSLQYSQGVPLDKAFSQARPPVWDKRKPLMSKALQRYSAPRWAQLLLEAQRIDAQIKGQAAGSPWMSLSRLSLLMAGQRLPLPAE
- the lptE gene encoding LPS assembly lipoprotein LptE, whose product is MIKRNLLVVGLAVLLSACGFQLRGTGTTELAIKELDLSARDAYGDTVKMLRDNLESSGVKVYSGAPYKLVLTREQQSQRSLSYAGAGRSAEYELNNVLSYEIRGHNDLVLMDDKLQVQKVYLHDGNNITGSDQESIEVRGEMRRELIQRMMLRLQQLSPAQLEQLQQTADARAKAEADALEAARKAEAETPQQSPMQIPAE
- the arfA gene encoding alternative ribosome rescue factor ArfA; the protein is MSKKPSRHGPNKAKSIVAQPLFRSRQERPTKGKGSYRREAFQSDNWEASCFLAA